In Panulirus ornatus isolate Po-2019 chromosome 40, ASM3632096v1, whole genome shotgun sequence, a single window of DNA contains:
- the LOC139761459 gene encoding uncharacterized protein, which translates to MLYLQALSYIQGVYLKTSNPPFFTSFQKLHPLAVIATLLAFYGHASGYGGHSSSSTRGGGGGGGGRGGRGGGGGGGGGGGGGGGGGGGVYSGPVIIANDLPAFGGAVSTGSAGGGYGGSGSTITLGAGGGSSFGAGIGSATGGLPSVSSSRGYGGSGGGAIVVGSGFGSSHSSSSGSSERYFVSSGGSGFSAGGGRTSFISGHSGGTGSLHASSSSGRYGGSVGGGASTGFGSGGSFSAGGGAGGIIQAVSSSQSSTGGIYRGSGSGASSGQSSTGGIYRGSGSGASSGQSSTSGIFRGSGSGASSGQSSTGGIYRGSGSGASSGQSSTSGIFRGSGSGASSGQSSTGGIYRGSGSGASSGQSSTSGIFRGSGSGASSGQSSTGGIYRGSGSGASSGQSSTSGIFRGSGSGASSGQSSTGGIYRGSGSGAAALTNLGQSGFTGSVQGGSSGGRYGIGSALSGGRQGKATSSVSFTLGAPRGGYSGGSAGAGAQGSSAGFGSSGSSFASTGGASSGGYSGGTGGSHVSVVGGHSSGRGGGRGGAVVGGRGSSSSTYRAGGGSGGGSSFISQGGSSGSFSAGGGQGGAFHRGYGGSSGEQGSSIIGSHFSSSGGSSSSSGFGASQAIFVGGSQGSSSGGYSAGGAGSGELILSQGGSSGEFSVGGAGSGGFIHHSQGSSSGGYSAGGAGSGEIIHSQSGSSGGFGAGGAGSGGFIHHSQGSSSGRYSAGGAGSGGFIHQIRGSSSGGSSSAVGHSSAFVGGHGGSSVVYGGSSEERGDVIFGSRRTSSFGSSSSGGFGGSQGIVVGSSVGSSSSGYGAGGAVSGGFIQQSQGSSSAGSSSDDGSIFRDGQRGSLGSYGGASGAVITGGRQSSSSGGGGQGAIFLSGQGGASGGYGSGGVHGGGGQGGASIGSLGSFLGGGSHEIVSVSSSGGSSGGYSVGGGGGGHSAGHSAATVSSFARSFGVSTSGGAASGGVQVGHRGSSVPYGMSYSG; encoded by the coding sequence ATGCTATATCTTCAAGCCCTGTCCTATATTCAAGGTGTATATCTTAAAACCTCTAACCCTCCTTTTTTTACCTCATTTCAGAAGCTCCATCCACTTGCCGTGATCGCGACCCTTTTGGCATTCTATGGCCATGCTAGCGGGTACGGAGGACACTCAAGCTCTtctacaagaggaggaggaggaggaggaggaggaagaggaggaagaggaggaggtggaggaggaggaggaggaggaggaggaggaggaggaggaggaggaggtgtctacAGTGGGCCCGTCATCATTGCGAACGACCTCCCTGCTTTTGGCGGGGCAGTGAGCACTGGTTCAGCGGGAGGAGGATATGGAGGTTCTGGAAGTACCATTACCCTGGGTGCTGGTGGAGGGAGCTCATTCGGCGCTGGAATCGGCAGCGCCACCGGCGGTCTTCCCTCAGTCTCCAGTAGCAGAGGATatggtggctctggtggtggtgccaTTGTCGTCGGCTCTGGATTCGGAAgctcacacagcagcagcagtggcagttCCGAAAGATATTTTGTCAGCTCCGGAGGTAGTGGTTTCTCTGCAGGAGGTGGACGTACTTCATTCATTTCAGGGCATAGTGGTGGCACCGGCAGTCTCCATGCTAGCTCCAGCAGCGGAAGATATGGTGGTTCCGTCGGTGGTGGCGCCTCTACAGGTTTTGGAAGTGGAGGCTCGTTTAGTGCAGGAGGTGGTGCTGGGGGCATCATTCAAGCAGTCTCGAGCAGTCAAAGCTCCACAGGTGGTATCTACAGAGGTAGTGGCTCTGGAGCCTCGAGCGGTCAAAGCTCCACAGGTGGTATCTACAGAGGTAGTGGCTCTGGAGCCTCGAGCGGTCAAAGCTCCACAAGTGGGATCTTCAGAGGTAGTGGCTCTGGGGCCTCGAGCGGTCAAAGCTCCACAGGTGGTATCTACAGAGGTAGTGGCTCTGGGGCCTCGAGCGGTCAAAGCTCCACAAGTGGTATCTTCAGAGGTAGTGGCTCTGGGGCCTCGAGCGGTCAAAGCTCCACAGGTGGTATCTACAGAGGTAGTGGCTCTGGAGCCTCGAGCGGTCAAAGCTCCACAAGTGGTATCTTCAGAGGTAGTGGCTCTGGGGCCTCGAGCGGTCAAAGCTCCACAGGTGGTATCTACAGAGGTAGTGGCTCTGGAGCCTCGAGCGGTCAAAGCTCCACAAGTGGTATCTTCAGAGGTAGTGGCTCTGGGGCCTCGAGCGGTCAAAGCTCCACAGGTGGTATCTACAGAGGTAGTGGCTCTGGAGCTGCCGCATTGACGAATCTTGGACAAAGTGGGTTCACCGGCAGCGTACAAGGCGGTTCTTCTGGTGGCAGATATGGAATTGGTTCTGCCTTATCCGGGGGACGTCAAGGTAAGGCCACATCCTCAGTCAGTTTCACGCTAGGAGCTCCTCGTGGTGGCTATAGCGGTGGTTCAGCCGGAGCTGGCGCCCAAGGCAGTAGTGCTGGTTTTGGTTCTAGCGGCTCGAGCTTTGCATCTACCGGAGGAGCTTCCAGCGGCGGCTACAGTGGAGGAACTGGTGGTAGTCACGTTTCAGTGGTTGGTGGCCATTCGAGCGGTCGTGGAGGAGGACGCGGAGGGGCTGTCGTCGGCGGCCGGGGAAGTTCTTCCAGCACCTACAGGGCAGGCGGAGGTAGCGGTGGAGGAAGCAGCTTCATCAGTCAAGGAGGTTCCTCAGGTAGTTTCAGCGCAGGTGGAGGACAGGGAGGAGCTTTCCACAGAGGCTACGGTGGAAGTAGTGGAGAACAGGGATCTTCTATAATCGGCAGCCACTTTAGTTCTTCAGGTGGTTCCAGTTCaagtagtggttttggtgcaagtCAAGCAATATTTGTTGGCGGCAGTCAAGGAAGCTCCTCAGGTGGATACAGTGCAGGTGGCGCTGGAAGTGGAGAATTAATTCTCAGTCAGGGTGGCTCCTCAGGTGAATTTAGTGTAGGAGGCGCTGGAAGTGGAGGATTTATCCATCACAGTCAGGGAAGTTCCTCAGGTGGATACAGTGCAGGTGGCGCTGGAAGTGGAGAAATTATTCATAGTCAGAGTGGTTCCTCCGGTGGATTCGGTGCAGGAGGCGCTGGAAGTGGAGGATTTATCCATCACAGTCAGGGAAGTTCCTCTGGTAGATACAGTGCAGGTGGCGCTGGAAGTGGAGGATTTATCCATCAAATTCGGGGAAGTTCTTCAGGTGGCTCCAGCTCAGCTGTTGGACACTCAAGCGCTTTCGTGGGTGGTCATGGAGGTTCTTCAGTAGTTTACGGTGGAAGTAGTGAAGAACGTGGGGATGTTATCTTCGGCAGCCGTCGCACTTCTTCATTTGGTTCCAGCTccagtggtggttttggtgggagTCAAGGAatagttgttggaagcagtgtcGGAAGTTCTTCAAGTGGATACGGTGCAGGTGGAGCTGTCAGTGGAGGATTCATCCAACAAAGCCAGGGAAGCTCTTCAGCTGGTTCCAGCTCAGATGATGGAAGCATTTTCCGCGACGGCCAAAGAGGTTCTTTAGGTAGTTACGGGGGAGCTAGTGGGGCTGTTATCACCGGCGGCCGCCAAAGTTCTTCCAGTGGAGGTGGAGGACAGGGAGCAATCTTCCTCAGCGGCCAGGGAGGCGCCTCAGGCGGCTACGGAAGTGGAGGAGTTCATGGTGGCGGAGGACAAGGTGGAGCCAGCATCGGCAGCCTTGGGTCCTTTTTGGGTGGAGGGAGCCACGAAATAGTCTCAGTCAGCAGTTCGGGAGGTTCCTCAGGTGGCtacagtgtaggaggaggaggaggaggtcatagcGCAGGACACAGTGCAGCTACCGTCTCCAGTTTCGCCAGGAGCTTCGGTGTGAGCACATCTGGAGGAGCAGCAAGTGGAGGCGTTCAAGTCGGACACAGAGGAAGTTCCGTTCCATATGGCATGTCATATAGTGGTTGA
- the LOC139761572 gene encoding uncharacterized protein, producing the protein MKLIILAGVTLLAAHGQADLYGSGGSGFLGSAGGGQYGSIGGGALGGGSFGGGLGGGHGGYGGGGHGGYGGGGHGGYGGGGHGGYGGGVATGFSVFNLGYGGGYGGSGSGGSFGGFGGSSGGYGSGGSFGGFGGSSGGYGSGGSFGGFGGSSGGYGSGGSFGGFGGSSGGYGSGGSFGGFGGSSSGYGSGGSFGGAVGGSGGGYGR; encoded by the exons ATG AAGTTGATCATCCTCGCGGGCGTGACGTTACTGGCCGCCCACGGCCAAGCAGACCTATATGGATCGGGCGGTTCTGGATTTCTCGGTTCCGCTGGAGGTGGACAGTACGGGTCGATCGGCGGTGGCGCCCTTGGTGGTGGCTCCTTCGGTGGTGGACTTGGCGGCGGCCATGGAGGCTACGGGGGCGGCGGCCATGGAGGCTACGGGGGCGGTGGCCATGGAGGCTACGGGGGCGGTGGCCATGGAGGCTACGGGGGCGGCGTAGCAACAGGATTTAGCGTCTTCAACCTGGGCTATGGTGGAGGCTACGGTGGCAGTGGTTCCGGTGGTTCGTTCGGTGGCTTCGGAGGTTCATCCGGTGGTTACGGGTCTGGTGGTTCGTTCGGTGGCTTCGGAGGTTCATCCGGTGGTTACGGGTCTGGTGGTTCGTTCGGTGGCTTCGGTGGCTCATCCGGTGGTTACGGATCTGGTGGTTCCTTCGGTGGCTTTGGTGGCTCATCCGGTGGTTACGGGTCTGGTGGTTCCTTCGGAGGTTTCGGTGGCTCATCCAGTGGTTACGGGTCTGGTGGTTCCTTCGGTGGCGCCGTCGGTGGGTCTGGAGGTGGCTATGGTCGCTAA